Proteins found in one Candidatus Woesearchaeota archaeon genomic segment:
- the hjc gene encoding Holliday junction resolvase Hjc — translation MNRKSKGSNAERELVSMFWKAGWAAIRVAGSGSARFPNPDVLAGNKKRHVAVECKTVHDIKKYLNSADVGQIREFSDKFGAEPWIGIRFDSDEWYFLSLEDLEGTSEGNFVVSLQLAKKKGLLFSELIGNFGNSQGAQ, via the coding sequence ATGAACAGAAAGTCAAAGGGAAGCAATGCAGAGCGCGAGCTTGTTTCTATGTTCTGGAAAGCGGGATGGGCGGCAATAAGGGTTGCAGGCTCAGGAAGCGCAAGGTTTCCGAACCCCGATGTCCTTGCAGGTAACAAAAAGCGCCATGTTGCAGTCGAGTGCAAGACAGTTCACGACATCAAAAAGTATTTAAACAGCGCAGATGTTGGGCAGATACGCGAATTTTCAGATAAGTTCGGAGCAGAGCCGTGGATCGGGATAAGGTTTGATTCAGATGAATGGTATTTCCTGAGCCTTGAGGACCTCGAAGGCACATCTGAAGGCAATTTTGTGGTGTCGCTGCAGCTTGCAAAGAAAAAAGGGCTTTTGTTTTCAGAGCTTATCGGAAACTTTGGAAATTCACAGGGCGCCCAGTAA